One Streptomyces formicae genomic window, GCACTCCGGGGAGCACCATGCCCGCCGCCGACGCGTCACCGGACGCGCCGATCAGCGCGAAGCTGACGCCCGCCAGGAACAGCGCGGCCAGGCACGCGCCCGGCACGTCGAAGGGCCGCGCCGACGCCGCCTCGTCGCGGCTCTCCGGCACGTGCCGCACCGCGACGAGGACCAGCGCGGCGAGCGGCACGTTGATGAGGAAGATCCACCGCCACCCCGGACCGTCGATCAGCCAGCCGCCCAGGAAAGGCCCGATCGCGCCCGCCACACCGCCGAGCCCCGACCAGGCGCCCACCGCCTTGGCCTGGTCGTCGGGCCGGTACGAGGAGCGCACGAGCGCCAGCGAACCAGGGGTCAGGAGCGCGCCCCCGACGCCCTGGAGCGCCCGCGCCGCGATCAGCGTTCCGGCGTTCTGCGCGAGCCCGCACAGCGCGGAGGCGAGCGCGAACCACACCACGCCCACGATCAGCGTGCGGCGCCGCCCGACACGGTCGCCGAGCGCGCCACCGAGCAGCAGCAGCGCCGACAGCGTCAGCATGTAGGCGTTGACCACCCACTGCAGGGCCGAGATCGAGGCGTCCAGGTCCTTGCCGAGCGTCGGCAGGGCGACGTTGACCACCGTCCCGTCGAGCATCGCCATGCCCGAGGCGAGAACCGCGCACGCGAGCACCCAGCGGCCGCGCGCCGAAGCGAGCGCGATTCCGTCCTCGCCCGCGGAGACCGGGGCCATGAGTCACTCCCGCCCTACAGGTGGACCGCGCCGCCGCCCGCGTCCGTCGCGACCGGGGCGCCCCTGCGATAGAGGACGACCGTAACGACAAGACCGACGGCGAAGAAGAGGGCCGACCACCAGTACGCCGTCGAGTACGAGTGCATCGCCGCCTGTGCCCGCACCTCGGGCGTCGGCTTCTTGCCGACCAGATAGTTGGAGGCGGCCGTGGTGGCGAGGGTGTTCAGGAGCGCCGTGCCGATCGAACCGCCCACCTGCTGGCTGGTGTTGACCATCGCGGAGGCCACCCCGGCGTCGTGCGCGGCGACTCCCGCCGTGGCCATGCTCATCGCGGGGGCGAAGATCAGGCCGAGGCCGAGCCCGGCGACCAGCAGGGGCGGCAGCACGTGCGCGGCGTAACCGCTGGTCGTGTCGAGCGCGGTGAGCCAGGCCATGCCGGCCGCCGAGAGCCCCATGCCCAGCGGGACGATCGGCCGCGCCCCCATCTTCGGCAGCAGGTTGTTGGTGGTCACCACCGAGGCCACCACCATCACCGCGACCATCGGCAGGAAGGCGAGACCGGTCTTGATCGGCGTGTACTCGAGGATCTGCTGGAGGTAGTACGTCAGGAACAGGAAGACACCGAACATGCCCGCGCCCGAGATGAACATGGCGAGGAACGAGGCCCCCCGGTCCCGGTCGAGCACGACCCGCAGCGGAAGCAGCGGATGCGTCGCCCGCGTCTGCCACCAGGCGAACGCGACGAGCAGCACGGCGCCGATGACCAGGAACCCCCACGTCTGCGCGTCGCCCCACTCGTGGGTCTCGGCGTTGGAGAAGCCGTAGACGATGCAGAAGAGACCGGCGGAGACCAGGAGCGTGCCGGGCACGTCGAGTTCGGGCCGGTCCGGGGGAGCGCCCGCGTGCAGCAGGCGGGCGCCGCCGACCATCGCGACGACGGCGAAGGCGAGGTTCACGTACAGGCACCAGCGCCAGTCCAGGTACTCGGTCAGCACACCGCCGAGCAGCAGCCCCACCGCGCCGCCCGCGCCCGCGATGGCGCCGTAGATGCCGAAGGCCTTGGCACGCTCCCGCGGGTCCGTGAACGTCGTGGTGAGCAGCGAGAGTGCGGCGGGGGCGAGCAGCGCGCCGAACACGCCCTGGAGCGCGCGGGCCGCCACCAGCATGGAGAAGCTGTTGGCCGCGCCGCCGAGCGCGGAGGCGAGGGCGAAACCGGCGAGCCCGGCCAGGAACACGATCTTGCGCCCCACCAGGTCGGCGATCCGCCCGCCGAGCAGCAGCAGCGAACCGAAGGCGAGCGCGTACGCGGTGACGATCCACTGCCGGTTGCCGTCGCTGAACCCCAGGTCCCGCTGGGCCGAAGGCAGCGCGATGTTCACGATCGTCGCGTCGAGCACCACCATGAGCTGGGCGATGCCGATCACGGCGAGGATCAGCCAGCGGTGCTCGTGGCGGCCGCCTCCCGCGTACGGCACGGAACCCGGTGCCCCGGCGTCGCGAACGGACCCGGCACCGGGGCGAACGGGCTCCGAGGCGGGTACGGACGAGCGGTCCATGGTGACCTCCAGACACCCCCGCACCACGCTAAACGCACTGCTCGGAGGCCGCGACCGGGGCCTCCGAGCAGTGCGCGGCCCCCTCCGTCAGGCGGCGCGGTCCGCGGCGAGCAGCAACTCGCTCACGCGCTCCCGCGCACGCGCCACCCGGGAGCGCACGGTGCCCACCGGGCAGCCGACGGCCGCCGCGGCGTCCGCGTACGGCAGCCCTGCGAGCTGGGTGAGCACGAACGCCTCACGGCGCGGCGCGTCGAGCCCGGACAGCAGGTCGAGCAGGGCCACGCCCTCCTCGAAACCGGGCAGCCCACGCGGCTGTGCCCGCTCGGCGGCCGCCTGCCAGTCACCGGTGTCGGCGATCCGCGGCCGCGCCGCCGCCCGCCGGAACCGGTCGGCGACGGTGCGGCGCGCGATGGCGAGCAGCCAGGTGCGGGCACCGGACCGCGCCGCGTAGCCGGGCAGGGAGGTCAGGGCCCGCAGATACGTCTCCTGGGTCAGGTCGTCCGCGCCGTGCAGGTCACCGCTGAGGTGTGCCACGAAACGCCAGACGTCGCGCCGGGTGGCCCGCACGAACCGTTCGAACGCCTCGGCGTCGCCGTCGCGGGCGGCGAGCGCCCACTGGGTGATGAGGTCGTCGCGGGTCAGGTCCCCGCCGGGCGCACCGGTCGGGGGTCGCAAAAGGGCAGCAGTCATCGCAAGAGGTCCTTCGGTGAAGGGAGTTCGGAAGCGACGCGGCGCAGCCTGCCGGGGACCATTGCCCCGGTGTGCGCGGACGCCGAAAATCCGCCCGGCACCGAGGGGCGCGGGCGGTATCAGGAACTGACCGGAAGGACCGGTGGACCTCTGCGGGAGACGGCGTACTGAAGGAGGACCCCGCGCAGCCGGGGCACGGGTACGAGCGCCCCGACGCGCGGCGGGGCAGGGGGCAGGGCCGCGACGAGGATCCGCAGGACGAGGCGGAGCGGCACGAACAGGGCCGCGGCGAGCGCCCGTCCCGTCCGGAACGCGGCGGCCTCGCCGCGCCACAGCCACAGGGCGCAGAGCAGGGCGGCGACGACGTGGGCGAGGAACATGCCGAAGGCGCTGTGGCCGAAGAGCGACATGATCCACTCACCGGCGTCGGGCCCGGAGGCGGCCCCGGCCCCGGACCCGGACGACATCCCCATCGCATGGTTCATGTGGTTCATGTGAGCCATGCCGTCGCCGCCGGTCGCACCGGGCGCCGTGCCGAGCCGCTGCGCGAAGCCGAACAGTTCGTGCAGGGCCAGCTGCGCCACGACCGTGGCGGAGACGACTGTCGGCGCGCCCCGTTCGCGCCCGGTCAGCCACCACGCGGCCGCGGCCGTGGCCGCGAACGCGTACCCGACCGCCCACCAGGGCAGCGCGGCCCCGGACATGAGCGTGTGACCCAGCGCCGTGACCACCACGCACACGGCCGCGAACACGGCGGCTCGTGCGAGGCGGAACACGGGACCTGAGGTCATGGGGAGCATCGTGCCAGCAGGGCGGGCGGCGCCGGGCGGCGAGTCCCGAAGTTGCCCGGTGTGTACCGAGCTGCACCGCCCGGCGCGGCCGTCGGTCGACCTACGAGCGGTCGCGCGCGTCCTGCCCGTCGAGGTTCTCGACGGGCTCCCGGGGACCCGGCAGCTGCGCCCCGGCGGCCTCGGTACCGGCATCAGTACCGGCACCGGCGGCCACGGGCGCACGCCGCCGCGCGAGCGCGTCGCTCACGAAGGCCGCGATGGGCTGGGTGTAGCGGGCGGTCAGCGGACCGACGATCACCAGGATCAGCACGTACGCGGTGGCCAGCGGGCCGAGCGACGGCTCGATGCCCGCCGCGACCGCGAGGCCCGCGATGACGATGGAGAACTCGCCGCGCGCCACGAGCGCGCCGCCCGCCCGCCACCGGCCCTTGACGGACACCTGTGCACGGCGGGCCGCCCAGTAACCGGTCGCGATCTTCGTGAGCGCCGTGACGACGGCCAGGGCGAGCGCGGGGAGCAGCACCGGCGGAATGCTCGCCGGATCGGTGTGCAGTCCGAAGAAGACGAAGAACACCGCGGCGAACAGGTCGCGCAGCGGCGAGAGCAGCGAGTGCGCGCCCTCGGCGACCTCTCCGGAGAGCGCGATGCCGACGAGGAACGCGCCGACGGCCGCGGAGACCTGGAGCTGCTGGGCGATGCCCGCGACCAGGATGGTCAGACCAAGTACCACCAGGAGCAGCTTCTCGGGGTCGTCACTGGAGACGAACCGGGAGATGAGCCGCCCGTACCGCACCGCGAGGAAGAGGACGAGGCCCGCGGCGCCGAGGGCGATGGCGAGCGTGAGGCTGCCCGCGGCGAGGCCGACTCCGGCGAGCAGCGCCGTGATGATGGGCAGGTAGATCGCCATCGCCAGGTCTTCGAGCACGAGGATGCTGAGGATGACCGGCGTCTCGCGGTTGCCGACCCGCCCGAGGTCGTTCAGGACCTTGGCGATGACGCCCGAGGACGAGATCCAGGTGACGCCCGCGAGGACGACGGCGGCCACCGGGCCCCAGCCCATGAGCAGCGCGGCGATCGCGCCGGGCAGGGCGTTCAGCGTGCAGTCGACCAGACCGGCCGGGTACTGCGTCTTGAGATTGCTGACGAGGTCGTTGGCCGTGTATTCGAGGCCCAGCATCAAGAGCAGCAGGATGACGCCGATCTCGGCGCCGATGGCGACGAACTCCTCGCTCGCGCCGAGCGGAAGGAGCCCGCCCTCGCCGAACGCGAGCCCGGCGAGCAGGTACAGCGGAATGGGCGAGAACTGGAAACGCCCCGCGAACCGGCCGAGGAGACCGAGCGCCAGGATGATCGCACCGAACTCGATCAGGAAGACAGCGGAATGCACGCGATCACTCCCGCCCGAGTATCGTCGCGGCCGTCTCCACGCCTTCGCGCGTGCCGATGACGATGAGGGTGTCGCCACCCGCCAGGCGGAAGTCGGGGGTCGGCGACGGAATGGCGTCGGCCCTGCGCAGCACGGCCACGATCGAGACGCCGGTCTCGGTCCGCATCTTGGTCTCGCCGAGCTGTCGCCCGTTCCAGTGCGAGGTGGCCGAGAGCAGGACGCGCTCGGCGACCAGGCCCAGGTCGGTGGTGTGCAGCAGGTTCGGGCTGTGGTGCGAGGGCATCAGCGCGTCGATGAGCGCGTCCGCCTCGCCCGAACTCAGCTTCAGGGACAGCGCGCACTCGTCCGGGTCGTCGGACCGGTAGGCGCTCAGCGTGCGGGCGCCGTCCCGGTGCGCGACCACGGAGAGACGGCGTTGTTCACGGGTCGTCAGGTCGTAACGTATGCCGATGCCTGGGAGCGGCGTACGACTGAGTCGCGATGCGGGCACAGCTTTCCCCTTGGAATAGGTGATCTTTCGGGGAGTCACCCTATCGGGGCCAAGTGTTGGCAAAATTCACCTCCGGAGGCAGTCATGCCCAGAACGCCACAGGAGATCTTCGAGCGTTGCGTCTACGTGGGAACCCTGTCCCACGATGCCGACGCGTTCGCCGAACAGTTCACCGAGGACGGCGTTTTCGAAGCGCCGCTCCTGTCCGCCGCATCGGCCTTCCCCGCACGGTTGGTGGGCCGCGAACAGATCCGTACGGAGATGGCGGCGTACTACGCGCGGCAGGCGGGCGACCACCGTAGGCCGAACCTCGAGAAGTCCGGGTACGTGCTGCACGTCACCGAGGACCCCGACGTGTTCATCGTCGAGATCGACACGGTCTTCGACGGAGAGGGCGATGGGGAGGACGTGACCGTCTCGCTCGTGCAGATCTTCCGGATCAGGGACGGGAGGATCGCCCGGCTGCGGGACTACTTCGCGCCGGACCTGATGAACTGAGAGCGCGGTGGCGCCACCGGTTTCCAAGCTGGCGCCATAAATGGCTCCACAGTGGCACCACTCGTGTGCCATGGTGATGCACGTACAGCGCACCCCGTCCGTACTGGGCGGGGTGCGCGTTTCGTGGGGCGAGTCATCAAAGGGGCGGATCATGGAGACAGCAGAGAGTCGGCAGCAGGCGGCACCCGGCGCCTTCGTCGCGTTCGCCCGCTTCGTGCTCTGCGGCGGCGGCGTGGGCCTCGCCTCCAGCTTCGCCGTGGCGGGACTCGCCTCCTGGCTTCCCTGGGCTCTGGCCAACGCCCTGATCACCGCGGTCTCCACGCTGCTCGCCACCGAACTGCACGCCCGCTTCACCTTCGGTGAGGGTGGGCGCGCGACCTGGCGCCAGCACGCGCAGTCGGCCGGATCTGCGGCGGCCGCGTACGTGGTCACCTGCGTGGCCATGCTGGTGCTCCAGCAGGTGGTGGCATCGCCCGGTGCGGTGCTCGAACAGGTCGTCTACCTCTCGGCCTCCGCACTCGCCGGTGTCGCGCGGTTCGCGGTCCTGCGCCTCGTCGTCTTCGCGCGGACCCGTACGCAGGGCGCGGGTGTCGTCCGCACCGGCGGCCCCGTGCCCGCGACCGTGGCCCGCGCCGCGGCCCCGGCCGACACCGCGCGCCTCTACCCCGCGGCCTGACCTGCCTCAGGCCGTGTCCGTGCGGCGGCCCGTCACCACCAGGTCGCCGTCCGGGGTGCGGCGCGCGAGTGCGCCGGTGCGGAAGAAACCGTCGGCGGTGTAGGCGCGCGCGTCGTGGTCGGACGCCCGGTAGTAGC contains:
- a CDS encoding nuclear transport factor 2 family protein, which encodes MPRTPQEIFERCVYVGTLSHDADAFAEQFTEDGVFEAPLLSAASAFPARLVGREQIRTEMAAYYARQAGDHRRPNLEKSGYVLHVTEDPDVFIVEIDTVFDGEGDGEDVTVSLVQIFRIRDGRIARLRDYFAPDLMN
- a CDS encoding sigma-70 family RNA polymerase sigma factor; its protein translation is MTAALLRPPTGAPGGDLTRDDLITQWALAARDGDAEAFERFVRATRRDVWRFVAHLSGDLHGADDLTQETYLRALTSLPGYAARSGARTWLLAIARRTVADRFRRAAARPRIADTGDWQAAAERAQPRGLPGFEEGVALLDLLSGLDAPRREAFVLTQLAGLPYADAAAAVGCPVGTVRSRVARARERVSELLLAADRAA
- a CDS encoding cation:proton antiporter — encoded protein: MHSAVFLIEFGAIILALGLLGRFAGRFQFSPIPLYLLAGLAFGEGGLLPLGASEEFVAIGAEIGVILLLLMLGLEYTANDLVSNLKTQYPAGLVDCTLNALPGAIAALLMGWGPVAAVVLAGVTWISSSGVIAKVLNDLGRVGNRETPVILSILVLEDLAMAIYLPIITALLAGVGLAAGSLTLAIALGAAGLVLFLAVRYGRLISRFVSSDDPEKLLLVVLGLTILVAGIAQQLQVSAAVGAFLVGIALSGEVAEGAHSLLSPLRDLFAAVFFVFFGLHTDPASIPPVLLPALALAVVTALTKIATGYWAARRAQVSVKGRWRAGGALVARGEFSIVIAGLAVAAGIEPSLGPLATAYVLILVIVGPLTARYTQPIAAFVSDALARRRAPVAAGAGTDAGTEAAGAQLPGPREPVENLDGQDARDRS
- a CDS encoding MFS transporter, producing the protein MDRSSVPASEPVRPGAGSVRDAGAPGSVPYAGGGRHEHRWLILAVIGIAQLMVVLDATIVNIALPSAQRDLGFSDGNRQWIVTAYALAFGSLLLLGGRIADLVGRKIVFLAGLAGFALASALGGAANSFSMLVAARALQGVFGALLAPAALSLLTTTFTDPRERAKAFGIYGAIAGAGGAVGLLLGGVLTEYLDWRWCLYVNLAFAVVAMVGGARLLHAGAPPDRPELDVPGTLLVSAGLFCIVYGFSNAETHEWGDAQTWGFLVIGAVLLVAFAWWQTRATHPLLPLRVVLDRDRGASFLAMFISGAGMFGVFLFLTYYLQQILEYTPIKTGLAFLPMVAVMVVASVVTTNNLLPKMGARPIVPLGMGLSAAGMAWLTALDTTSGYAAHVLPPLLVAGLGLGLIFAPAMSMATAGVAAHDAGVASAMVNTSQQVGGSIGTALLNTLATTAASNYLVGKKPTPEVRAQAAMHSYSTAYWWSALFFAVGLVVTVVLYRRGAPVATDAGGGAVHL
- a CDS encoding cation:proton antiporter regulatory subunit, giving the protein MPASRLSRTPLPGIGIRYDLTTREQRRLSVVAHRDGARTLSAYRSDDPDECALSLKLSSGEADALIDALMPSHHSPNLLHTTDLGLVAERVLLSATSHWNGRQLGETKMRTETGVSIVAVLRRADAIPSPTPDFRLAGGDTLIVIGTREGVETAATILGRE